AATTGATCTTAGGCCATAAAAGTTTTTAAAATACATTTTTATAAATAATAGTTATTTCATAAACCTCTATATTTTTCTAAACAGTTTTTAAAGAATCAATAACTAATTTTAATTCATTATCCACACCAATAGCTTCCTGAGCATCAATAAGTCTTTCCATATCTGCATTAGTTTCTGGATATCTAGGAACCGCACTGCATCCACCATCCTGAATTATAGAAATTTCATAAGTACCTATTTTTTTGGCCATATTTTCAATTTCTACTTTGTCCATACCAATTAAGGGACTTAAAACCGGCATGGAAACCGAATTTCTGGTGGCTAAAAGATTCGGCAAGGTTTGTGAAGCTACCTGACCCACACTACTACCATCCACAATTCCCAGAGCGTTTTCTTTATTGGCCACCATTTCTGCAGTTTGATACATTCCACTTTTACATAAAACACAGGTCAGCTTTTCAGCCTCATCACTACACTTCTGTAAGTATTGGCCGTATTTGACCACTTTCAAGGTTAGTTTGACACCAGTAGAATATTCTCTAAGTTTCTCAACAATTTTTTGAACTTTATCCAATGCCTTAGGATCAGTAAAAGGTTCATTATCAAAGTGCAGGGCAGTTATTTGACATCCCCTTTTCATCATCATGTAAGCTGCCACTGGAGAGTCTATGCCTCCAGAAAGTAAGACAATTAACTTGCCCTGAGTTCCTACAGGTAGTCCACCCGGCCCTGCAAT
The DNA window shown above is from Methanobacteriaceae archaeon and carries:
- the thiI gene encoding tRNA uracil 4-sulfurtransferase ThiI, producing the protein MEYDVIIARYGELGIKSPRVRRRFENKLVSNIKSSFECEIKVIQGRVFIKPANYDEALDKLAKVFGIVSFSPAITTITDFDKIAEDMEIYVDKLESDGLISSKTPFAIRSRRVGEHDFSSQELGAFAGSVVVGKIGAPVDLTNPQMEIFVETRQDETFIYHQKIAGPGGLPVGTQGKLIVLLSGGIDSPVAAYMMMKRGCQITALHFDNEPFTDPKALDKVQKIVEKLREYSTGVKLTLKVVKYGQYLQKCSDEAEKLTCVLCKSGMYQTAEMVANKENALGIVDGSSVGQVASQTLPNLLATRNSVSMPVLSPLIGMDKVEIENMAKKIGTYEISIIQDGGCSAVPRYPETNADMERLIDAQEAIGVDNELKLVIDSLKTV